From the Lathyrus oleraceus cultivar Zhongwan6 chromosome 3, CAAS_Psat_ZW6_1.0, whole genome shotgun sequence genome, the window GGATAAATCCTTTATATTGTTAGTTtatattttgtgtgtgtggtgttgCAAAAAGTTTTTAATTCCTGTGAAAATAATTTAAACCCcccttttcttgtttttctctaccttcattGATGCCTCAAAGCAAGCCACAAACTCGGCTGTCATGGTGGAGGAAGCCACTAAAGTCTGTTTGGAAGACTTCCAGGAGACGGCTCCTCCAGCCAAGAGAAAGATATAACCAGATGTGGAACGTCTGCTATCCGGGCATCCTGTAAAATCTAAGTCAGCATACCCAGTGATCTCCAAGTTATCTGACTTCCAATATGTGAACATGAAGCCTTTTGTTCCTGCAATATTAATTATGACAATTTTTAAAAGACTCTGACACCATTTGTTGGAATAAGATTAATAACGATTAATCAAAACATACATGCTCAAGCaattataatatataatttaGGCGCGGAAATCAAACATATATAAAAATAAAGGATCGATAAATTGATTATAGAATACCTGAATCCATTGAGAAAATTCTCTTAGATGGTAATCCTAAAACTCAGAAGTTGATGGCTTTTGTGATTCTTCCTCAACCGGTACTCCTTATGTCTCAAATTCTCTTTAGATGGGGAGAAAAAATAATTTGTTTGTGTACGGTATATTGAGGACCATAGCTTATATATAGTATGATTGTCAATTAAGGTTTTCATTATTCTCAAATGGGTCATCGCGACATCCACTCATGTTTGAATTCAtattcaattatttaattaattaaataattttgaaatgaaatctaatCAATTTTTTAACTCTATTTGATCACTTAATTATTTAAGAAATTTAATTGATAAAATAActaataaaattaaaatatatattttcaTATAGTTATAATTGAGATATTAAAtaatattatataaaaatatttcAACATAATCTTGTAGTTTTGATGTTGTTATGCCTGCATGATACCGGTAGATTTGTTGGTTTGATTAATCATATAGGTCGTTAATTCTGCCTGCTTGTGATGTTTCTACGTTACATTATGTTTGTTTAGTTTATTGGTAAAGTCTTTTACTTTTTTGAAGAATAGTTGGTTAGTGTTGACAAAAATGGTTTTCTCTTCTCTTCATGTTTAGAGTTAGCTAATGAACTTTTGGTAGTTTGTTTATCATTGCATGTACGGTATTCTCTAGATAATACGCAATCTATTTGTGTGCATTCAGATTTTGCATCCTTGTGATACATAAAGACATCCAACTCTTCTTTAAACTATTTATTCATAACAAGGACCGCTAATCATGAGCATAATAATTTGTTTTCTAGCTAAATCTACTTAGACACTCTTCAAAGAATTTCCCATTGCATGTGATTCTTTGAAGGTTCTCAAATCAGGTGCATTATATACTGGTTCTTCATCAAGGTGGGTTACTGAATGGGAAGAGCATGTAAAGCTACTGATAATCGAGGCAAGTTCATCCTGTTTTGCTTTATATCTTTTCATAGTTAAATCTTATTGTCGCCTTTTTCTATATGCTGCTTTGGTTTAAAGTGTTATTCATGTTAATCTAAATTTATGGGCATTTGAATTTGCATGTCATATCAAGATTTTGATTTTCTTTGTGTTTTTAGAAGCCGTCTTTGATTTCTACCAGAAAATTTCGTAGATTTGTTGGTTTGATTGATCCTATAATTGATTGATTATTTAGTGGACCATAAATTAACAATGTTCTAAATTATAATATATTTATGAGATTAAActtttatattttttttgaaaatattttagttttggttttattattttttttaatactatttttattatttttattttcctttattCTCCATTAAGTGTAATAATTGTATCTTTACTATATAATTCAGCTTAAGAATGAGGAATAATACATAACAACCTTTTTTTTGTCAATATGATATCAAGTGCACTGGGTTAGGGGTTACTGTAAAGCTTTCCAAAACTAGTAGGGTTCGGGGCATAGCCCTCGGAAAAAAGTTTGTTCAACCCGCTTTCTTACCTGACCCGCTTCACATACCTGTTTAGCCTCCTATGGCGAATAACAACAATATGTGATCTTCCCCAGCACAGGCCTACACCAAATCCAaccatgacaaacaaccgcaaCCTAAGTCGGACGGTGGCCACGGAAACAGCGGTGGTCACGGAGATGTCGTGGGAGAGGAATCGTCGATGGTCACAAATAGTGATAGTAATGACGGCAACAATGAAAACAATAACAACATGTTTTTGGCAGTAATGACGACAACAATGAAAATAAGAACATTATTTTTCGTGACAATTATTCCAACATAGGTCGTAATGATCAAGAGGGTTCCTCATACTTCCTCAAGGTCAATATCCCTAAAATTAATGGGAATAACTATAATGAATGAGCTCAAACCGTTCGGTTGGTATTGGATAGCAAAGGGAAACTTGGTTTCTTAACATGAGCAGTAGTTAGACCGGCAACAGGAGACCCTAGTTACAAACAATGGAAGTCTGAAAACTCCTTAATTATTGCGTGTCTGGTAAGCTCTATGAAAACTGGAATAGGTAAGCTTACATGTTTTTAGCTTCCGCAAAGGATATGTGGGAGGTTATTAAGGAAACATACTATGATATTCAAAGCTCCTCCCAAATTTTTGGTTTAAAATCAAAGTTATGGCATGCGAAACAAGGTGACAGGAGTGTAACTGCTTATTACAATGAGATGTTGACATTGTGGCAATAGTTTGATCTCTGTTATTATGACAATTAGAGGTGTACAGAAGACATTGTTTTGTTTCTCAAGAGGCAAGAAAATGAATGTGTATTCATCTTTCTCGTTGGGCTCAATAAAGACCTTGATGAGGTAAGAGGTAGAGTTTTAAGAAAAACATCATTGCCAACTCTGCGTGAAACTTTTGCAGAAATAAGAAGGGATGAGACAAGACAAGGAATTATGATGGGTAAGACACCACAAAGCTCTGAATTTGAAGGCTCAACTCTGACTACTAGGAACATTGGCGAGGGAAAAAATCCAGACAAAGTTCCTTGGTGTGATCATTGCAAGCGTGAATGGCATACACATGAAAATTGTTGGAAGCTCAAAGGAAAACCTCCTAACAAGAAAAATAAAGGTGGTCGTGCCTTTCAGTATAGTAATTCTGATCAAGGGCAACAATCCCCTCCAACGCAGCTTCCACTCACTACGGAACAACTAGACAGACTATACAAACTCCTCGAGTCTCCAATCCCTTCTTGCTCTTTAGCAACAAAAGGCAATTATAAATTTCTTAGTGTCAGTCTCAGTCATACTTGGATAGTAGATTCAGGTGCCTCTGATCACATGACAAGTGAATCTACTTTATTCTTCATATAGTCCATGTGCAGGTAATCAAAAAACAAAAATCGCAGATGGCTATTTTTCAGCCATTGTAGGTAAATGGTCAATTGTGTTGTCTCCAATGTTAACTCTTAAAAATGTCCTTCATGTTCCAAACCTATCGTGTAGTTTAATATGTGTCAGTAAATTAGTCCAAAATATAAATTGTCAAACTATTTTTTTTCAATCTCACCGTGTCTTTCAGGAGTTGAACTCGTGGAAGATGATTGGAAGTGCTAAGGAGAGTGAAGGACTCTTACCTTGACATTGGATATGCATCACAACTACCTTCAAAAACAATAAGTTTATGCTTTGAGTCTTTTTCAATTTTGAATAATAAATATGACAACATTATGGTATGACATTTAAGATTAGGTCATCCTAGTTTTCGTTACTTAAAACACTTATTTCCTAAATTATTTCACAATAAAAACTTTTCTTCGTTTAAATGTGAAGCATACGAGTTTACAAAGCATCATCGTTCCCAATTTTCAATACAACCTTTTAAACCATCAAAACTGTTTTTTTATTATTCACAGTGATGTTTAGGGTCCTAACCGACAAGTACACTCTCTCTCAAAAAAATGGTTTATCACATTTATAGATGACCATACAAGAGTATGTTGGGTGCATTTTCAAAGGAGAAATCAGATGTTTGTTAGGCtgtaaataattttttttaatggTGCAGAACCACTTCCAAACAAATATCCAAGTCTTTAGAAGTGATAATGAAAAAGAATATTTTAACACTATCCTAGATGattttttctaaaaaatgggattgtacatcaaagttcatttcctaatactcctcaacaaaatgaAGTGGCCGAAAGGAAAAATAGATATTTACTAGAGGTTTCCAAAGCTCTACTTTTTTTGAATAAAGTACCAAATTATTTGTGGGGTAAAACTGTTTTAATAGCTAcgtatttaattaacagaatATCCTAAAAAATTCTCAATTTTCAAACTCCAATTAATGTCTTCAAAGAATGTTTTCCTAGTACTCGTGTTTTAACTAATTTGACTTTAAAAACCTTTGGTTGCTTAGCCTTTGTTCATGAACATAAAAATATTGGAAATCTTGAGCCACTATCTATAAAATGTGTCTTTGTTGGATACTCCCCAACCCAAAAAGGACATAAAtattttgatccaaaaaataagaaaatgttTGTCATTATGGATGTTACATTCTTTGAAAATAAACCTTTTTTAATGACACTCATCTTCACGGGGGAAGATAAACGAAGATTCGTTTCAAATTGAGGACATGAGTTTTTTAAATAACTTATCTTTGCAGTATCACAAAAAAATTCTGAGAGTTTTACACATGCACCAACTAAAAATGATTATGATTCTTTATCTGATCCTACTCCTTTGATGAGTAAGGAACCTTGTGAATCTGAGCCTACAATTTCTTTTGTAGAAAACAATGAGAATCTTGAAAATGGTGATAATGATGATCTAATTGAAATGTCACAAAATAATGAGTCACTTCAAGAAAAAATATTTGAACTAGGAAACAGGACTTGGAAAGGAAAGGTTTTTGTGAAAAACATCATAAAGGAAGGGACGAGTCCACATCTCAACACTGCCAGAAATCTGAACCGGTGAATGATCAACCTCCTAACAAAAGGAAATGTAAGACCATCTCTGTTTCTGAGAGTTGTATTTTGTATCCTGATATAAATGATCTTGTTGCAAATAGAAAACCTGTCATATCTTGCACTAAACACCCCATGTCTAATTTTAAATCATATTCAAATTTGTCTTCATCTATGACTGCATTCGCCTCAAAATTATCTAGTGTAGAAATTCCAGAAAGTGTACAGGTTGCTCTAGAAATTCCAAAGGGGAGGGAATTTATACTTGAGGAGATTAAAGTTCTCGAAAAGAACAAAACTTGGAGTGTTAAGTCACTACCAGACAACAAGAAGACAGTTAGATGCAAATGAGTGTTTACTGTGAACTATAATTCATATGGGTTAATTGAAAGGTACAAGACTCTCTTGGTGGCTAAAGACTTTACTAAGATCTATGATATAGATTACTCATAGACATTTGCTCCTGTTGCAAAATTGAACAATGTCATACTTCTTTTATCTCTTGTTGTTAACCTGGATTGACCCCTACATCAGTTAGATGTTAAGAATGCCTCCCTTAATGATGATCTAGAAGAAGTATATATGGATATTCCACCTGGttttgaaaataaatttggaTCAAATGTGTGTAAACTAAATAAGTCTTTATATGGATTAAAGCAGTCTCCTAGAGCTTGGTTTGAAAAATTCACTCGGTCCATGAAGAAACAAGGGTACATTCAAGGACAGGCTAACCACACCTTGTTCACAAGGTTCTCCCACGATGGAAAAATTGTTGCTCtgattgtttatgttgatgatattgtcctTACTGGAGACGATACAGTGGAAATGACAAGAGTAAAAGAGAAATTGGCAGTAGACTTTGAAATCAAGGACTTTGGAATTCATGAGATATTTTCTAGGTATGGAGGTTGCTCAGTCAAATAATGATATTGTGGTTTCATAGCAGAAATACATTCTAGACTTGTTGAAAGAAACAGGAATGAGTGGATGTCGTCCTACAGATACCCCTATGGATCCTAATGTTAAACTTTGGAGAGAAGGTAATGTTCCTGTTGATACTTGAAAATATCAGAGATTGATTGGGAAACTGATTTATTTGTCACACGCCCGACCTGATATTGCTTTCCCAATTAGTGTCGTGAGTCAATTTATGCATTCTCCTTTCGAGGAACTCTATAAGATACTAAGATGTTTGAAGGGAAATCTTggaaaattattattttttaagaCTAGTGACAAAAATGTGTCTATCTTCACAGATGTTGATTAGACAGGTTCGGTCTCAAATAGAAAATCAACCTCTAGATATTGTACTTGTGTTTGGGGTAATCTTATGACATGAAGGGGCAAGAAACAAGGAGTTGTAGCAAGGAGAAGAGCTACTATTAGCACATCTCATAATTCAGTTCAATATGACATAACCAAGCATATCAAGATTGATCAACACTTCACTAAAGAGAATTTAGATGCTAGAATCATATGTCTACTCTTCGTGACTTCAAACTACATGTATCCTAACCAAAACCTTGGCAAGACAACATGTGCATGATAGATATCTATGCACCAACTTGAGAGAGTgttgaaaaatattttatttccgattttattatttcttttaatactacatttatttttctttattttcattcATTTTCCATTGAATTAATGATTGTATCTTCACTATATAGATATGTCTAGAAATAATACATAAAATCTTTTATCTATTTTTTCCaatactattattattattattattattattattattattattattattattattattattattattattattataataataataataatagaagATTTGCATAAAAGAAGTATCAATTATTCTATCTATGACTTATGATAGGAATTCCATGACAACCCAGGCAGAAGACAACGTTCAGTCTTATACAATTTCGGAGAATGACTCTAAAATTATCAGGGAAATACAAGTAAACTAGTTAAAGCAAAACCATGACATTAAGTTGCTCTAGATCACAATTAGAACTTCCAATTGAAGGTACATTGCCAGAAAATCAACGGTATATAATAAGGATGATAGTTATCTTTAAGGATCATTAAAATCTGATGTTGTATAGACCCAATAAGTATCTTAATACTCATCATCTGATGTTGCATATTCGTACCAATAAGGATTGAGATAATAATCAACTGGAGCTGGAAGAACCATCGTATCGAACTGATCAATGCACCTTTTCTCCAAACTTTCGCTCAATATGAGATTTAGACATCTCCGAGTGTCAAGATATTTAAGAAGAGGACATTTATCAAGAATGGCAATCAACCCAACATCAGAGATCCCGTGTCCTTCTATGTCAAGATCGCATAATCCAGACATAGTTTCCGCGATAACAAAAGCTATAGCATTAGACTTTCGATATGTTAACGGCCCTGTTATACAATATTGAAGTGACTTCAAAAGAGGGCAAGATCGACCAAGGACTTCGAGAGAGTCTTCATGTAAGTTGGTAAGTGAAATATCAACCGTCTCTAACTGCGGAAGCTTTCTCACAGCTTCACTAAATCCTTCATCTGAAATACTCCAGCAATCTATCAACCGCATGGAATGTAGGTGACTGCCGCTGTAAAATTTGAAGTAAAAATTATAAACAGATTGGTAGATGAAACCAATAAAATTTTGGTATTACTTACTTGTTTGCTATGCATTCAAGGAGACTATCGGTGCCAAAACACTCAATATCAATTTCTTCAAGATGATCGCAACTTCGGTTCACAGCGTTGTAACAAATCTTCTCCAAATATGCAT encodes:
- the LOC127128912 gene encoding F-box protein SKIP19 codes for the protein METENESTIGPNWLDLPRDLTANILHRLGTDEILSSACQVCSLWWNISKDPLMWRTIKMGNRHTSYDDAYLEKICYNAVNRSCDHLEEIDIECFGTDSLLECIANNGSHLHSMRLIDCWSISDEGFSEAVRKLPQLETVDISLTNLHEDSLEVLGRSCPLLKSLQYCITGPLTYRKSNAIAFVIAETMSGLCDLDIEGHGISDVGLIAILDKCPLLKYLDTRRCLNLILSESLEKRCIDQFDTMVLPAPVDYYLNPYWYEYATSDDEY